In Dolichospermum flos-aquae CCAP 1403/13F, the following proteins share a genomic window:
- a CDS encoding photosystem II protein Y gives MDIDNRVLIVLAPIAIAAGWAVFNIGAAALRQVQNFLSREA, from the coding sequence ATGGACATTGATAATCGTGTATTAATTGTTTTAGCACCAATAGCGATCGCTGCTGGTTGGGCTGTTTTCAATATCGGTGCTGCTGCTCTTAGACAAGTCCAAAACTTTTTGAGCAGAGAAGCATAA
- the pilM gene encoding type IV pilus assembly protein PilM, protein MVKAFTSFFGKSSKGIGIELAPERVNVVQLHKHRQNLKIESLTTVPVPEGIFIDGQIADSVGMSEIIQQAIAESKTKATRVITCIPGRESIIRLIPVPSELDDKELRDIILNHEASLYLPYPREEADVDYQKLGDFIDEDGIEKVQVLLVATRKDVTQTYLNTFEQAGLTVDILEINSFALIRTIRDQLRLFGPEEAAVLVDIEFDSTEIAIIINGIPQFSRTVPIGTYQLQTALSRAMNLPASRDMDMLESMTIPTTSPDSAHSGVTGSNPGMASMLRVLGELADELRRSIDFYLNQSENLEVVQILLAGPGGGLPQIDEFFTQRLSLPTTQIDPITSLSLEVDAEKYPLIKRPGLGIVLGLGMRGL, encoded by the coding sequence ATGGTTAAAGCCTTCACTAGTTTCTTTGGTAAATCCAGTAAAGGTATTGGTATTGAACTAGCGCCGGAACGGGTAAACGTAGTCCAACTACATAAACACCGCCAAAACTTAAAAATCGAATCTTTGACAACAGTACCAGTACCAGAAGGTATATTTATTGATGGTCAAATTGCTGATTCTGTGGGAATGTCCGAAATTATTCAGCAAGCGATCGCTGAAAGCAAAACTAAAGCTACCCGTGTTATTACTTGTATCCCAGGACGAGAATCCATTATCCGGTTGATTCCTGTCCCATCTGAATTAGATGACAAGGAGTTGCGGGACATAATACTCAACCATGAAGCATCTTTATATTTACCCTATCCCAGAGAAGAAGCTGATGTTGATTATCAAAAACTTGGGGACTTTATAGACGAAGACGGCATTGAGAAAGTGCAGGTTTTGTTAGTTGCGACTCGTAAAGATGTCACGCAAACCTATTTAAATACCTTTGAACAGGCAGGATTAACAGTTGATATCTTAGAAATTAACAGCTTTGCCCTGATTCGCACTATTCGTGATCAATTGCGGCTATTTGGACCAGAAGAAGCAGCGGTATTAGTTGATATTGAGTTTGATAGTACAGAAATAGCCATTATTATCAATGGTATCCCACAATTTTCTCGAACAGTACCGATTGGCACTTATCAACTCCAAACTGCATTGTCAAGGGCTATGAACTTACCAGCATCACGGGATATGGATATGTTGGAGAGTATGACTATTCCCACAACTTCACCAGATTCAGCCCATAGTGGAGTGACAGGTAGTAATCCGGGGATGGCTTCTATGTTGAGAGTTCTCGGAGAATTAGCTGATGAATTGCGTCGTTCCATTGATTTTTACCTCAATCAAAGTGAAAATCTGGAAGTCGTGCAGATTCTTTTAGCCGGTCCTGGGGGAGGATTACCACAAATTGATGAGTTTTTCACTCAAAGATTGAGTTTACCAACTACCCAAATAGATCCAATTACTTCTTTGTCTTTGGAGGTAGATGCTGAAAAATATCCTTTAATTAAACGTCCTGGGTTGGGTATTGTCCTGGGTTTAGGAATGCGAGGGTTGTAA
- the cbiB gene encoding adenosylcobinamide-phosphate synthase CbiB, whose amino-acid sequence MTSTVLVLAALLDYLIGDPWGWPHPVRVMGWVISHLSKLALQYCQNPLSQRLAGIFLGVIVITGSGLVGWIIVQSAKWVHPLLGIAVESILLASCFAFKSLRNAAMEVLQPLKNGELESARQVLSNYVGRDTANLSPAEILRAVLETVTENATDGVMAPLFYTIVGAFIPVIGAVPLALAYKASSTLDSMVGYKELPYTYLGWFSARWEDGFTWLPCRLTVITLSLLSLKPLNVWRICRRDAIKDPSPNSGWSECAYAAVLGVQMGGINWYRGVAKEKPLLGDAIYPITPDSIDQALQLTRYAFLLWLGLAIFLIR is encoded by the coding sequence ATGACATCTACTGTTTTGGTTTTGGCTGCATTGTTAGATTACTTAATCGGAGATCCTTGGGGTTGGCCTCATCCGGTGCGAGTCATGGGATGGGTAATTTCCCACTTGAGTAAATTAGCTCTGCAATATTGCCAAAATCCTCTTTCTCAGAGGCTTGCGGGAATTTTCTTAGGTGTGATTGTAATTACTGGTAGTGGCTTGGTAGGTTGGATAATAGTTCAAAGTGCCAAGTGGGTACATCCATTGTTAGGAATTGCTGTAGAAAGTATTCTTCTAGCTAGTTGTTTTGCTTTCAAAAGTTTACGAAATGCAGCTATGGAAGTTCTCCAACCTTTAAAAAATGGAGAATTAGAATCAGCGCGACAGGTTTTAAGTAATTACGTCGGGAGAGACACAGCCAATCTTTCCCCAGCGGAAATTCTCAGAGCAGTGTTAGAAACCGTTACAGAAAATGCCACTGATGGCGTAATGGCTCCTCTTTTTTATACTATTGTTGGTGCATTTATCCCTGTTATCGGTGCTGTCCCTTTGGCTTTAGCATATAAAGCTAGTAGCACTTTAGATTCAATGGTCGGTTATAAAGAACTACCTTATACTTATCTTGGTTGGTTTAGTGCGCGGTGGGAAGATGGTTTTACTTGGTTGCCCTGTCGGTTAACAGTGATCACTTTATCATTACTATCCTTAAAACCCTTAAATGTTTGGCGAATTTGTCGCCGCGACGCAATCAAAGATCCCAGTCCCAATTCTGGTTGGAGTGAATGCGCTTATGCTGCGGTTTTAGGTGTGCAAATGGGAGGAATAAATTGGTATCGTGGAGTAGCTAAAGAGAAACCACTTTTAGGAGATGCTATTTATCCCATTACCCCAGATTCCATTGATCAAGCTTTACAATTAACCCGATATGCGTTTTTACTATGGTTAGGACTAGCAATATTTTTAATTCGTTAG
- a CDS encoding pilus assembly protein PilO, whose protein sequence is MTFSDDLNFANQDTDTQDSGPVVFGVTLTPTIIGGVVAVLGLLGAGYMLFNMAMPAWDNYQELQTKREQLQTEVNQKKIQAQQIGKIEADLAEAKQQQQQVLALFADEKSLDTLLLDTSRLIDSSNGKAFGNAIRAKMKRFVPASEKPVVVDDGSFGVEVNNKLKRSIVNVEIEGNFEQTRLIMRNIERLQPLLLVKNYDSKLSPPEMSDDKDNPVQIGIGKLTTTFALEALMPLTSEEAADLAAKTAAAKAPEK, encoded by the coding sequence ATGACATTTAGTGATGATTTAAATTTTGCCAATCAAGATACAGATACTCAAGATTCTGGTCCTGTTGTTTTTGGTGTCACCTTAACACCAACTATTATTGGTGGTGTAGTCGCAGTTTTAGGTTTATTAGGTGCAGGTTATATGCTATTTAACATGGCAATGCCCGCTTGGGATAACTATCAAGAACTACAAACTAAACGTGAGCAACTACAAACAGAAGTTAATCAAAAGAAAATCCAAGCCCAACAAATCGGTAAAATAGAAGCAGATTTGGCTGAAGCGAAACAACAACAACAACAAGTTTTAGCTTTATTTGCAGATGAAAAAAGTTTAGATACCCTATTACTAGATACCAGTCGCTTAATAGATTCTAGCAATGGAAAAGCCTTTGGTAATGCCATTAGAGCCAAGATGAAAAGATTTGTTCCAGCTTCGGAAAAACCTGTTGTGGTAGATGATGGCAGTTTTGGGGTAGAAGTTAACAACAAACTTAAACGCAGTATTGTCAATGTAGAAATTGAGGGGAATTTTGAACAAACCCGATTAATTATGCGAAACATTGAACGATTACAACCTTTATTGTTAGTTAAAAACTATGACTCCAAATTGTCTCCACCAGAGATGTCAGACGATAAAGATAACCCTGTGCAAATTGGTATCGGTAAACTGACAACAACTTTTGCATTAGAGGCTTTAATGCCACTAACTTCTGAAGAAGCGGCAGATTTAGCCGCTAAAACAGCAGCAGCTAAAGCACCGGAAAAATAA
- a CDS encoding PilN domain-containing protein, producing MYSLDINFLKDRPEYQSKSATKVQRPSIQLGNLIPVYIGVGVGLVLPGLVFIGLSILEGKTTEVTGEVAKLEEEGKSLDGTIANLNKIKAETVGINSQTKALVTVFDQIRPWSAMLQDLRDRIPSKVQIETIKQIAAPLPSKEVVAATPSKTNTNTNTAGFLEISGFAISYALVNDFALSLGQSKFLNPEETKIITAELVDAPPVTGFLPPKGGKSNEKIKPIQVVKYTIKTGLSNVPASDLIQELEKKGTVGLVDRLRNIKKVGVIAQ from the coding sequence ATGTATAGTCTAGATATTAACTTCCTTAAAGATCGGCCAGAATATCAAAGTAAAAGTGCAACGAAGGTTCAAAGACCATCTATTCAACTAGGGAATTTAATCCCAGTTTACATAGGAGTAGGAGTAGGTTTAGTATTGCCCGGTTTAGTGTTTATTGGTTTGTCAATCCTGGAAGGGAAAACTACTGAAGTAACCGGGGAAGTGGCAAAACTAGAGGAGGAAGGTAAGAGTTTAGATGGCACAATAGCCAATCTTAATAAAATTAAGGCGGAAACAGTCGGCATTAATAGCCAAACCAAAGCTTTAGTAACGGTGTTTGATCAAATACGTCCCTGGTCAGCAATGTTACAGGATTTGCGCGATCGCATTCCTAGTAAAGTGCAAATCGAAACTATTAAGCAAATTGCCGCTCCTCTTCCTAGTAAAGAAGTTGTAGCTGCCACCCCCAGTAAAACCAATACTAATACCAATACCGCTGGATTCTTAGAAATTTCTGGTTTTGCTATTTCCTATGCCTTAGTCAACGATTTTGCCTTAAGTTTAGGACAATCTAAATTTTTAAATCCAGAAGAAACCAAAATTATCACAGCAGAATTAGTAGATGCACCACCCGTTACAGGTTTTCTTCCCCCAAAAGGTGGTAAATCTAATGAAAAAATTAAACCTATTCAAGTAGTTAAATACACCATTAAAACAGGTTTAAGTAATGTGCCAGCATCTGATTTAATTCAAGAGTTAGAGAAAAAAGGCACAGTCGGACTAGTAGATAGACTTCGTAATATCAAAAAAGTAGGAGTCATTGCCCAATGA
- a CDS encoding gamma carbonic anhydrase family protein — MSISCDWKSAEFSQAAFVAANAVIIGSVSIAARASVWYGSVVRGDVERIEIGECTNIQDGAILHGDPGVPTILEDHVTVGHRAVVHSAHIESGSLIGIGAIILNGVRVGTGSIIGAGAVVTKNVPPGSLVMGVPGKVVRQLSDTEITELIEHAEKYYQLALLHAANG, encoded by the coding sequence GTGTCTATCTCTTGTGACTGGAAATCTGCTGAATTTTCTCAAGCTGCTTTTGTGGCAGCCAACGCTGTAATCATTGGTTCTGTAAGCATAGCAGCCAGAGCCAGCGTTTGGTATGGATCTGTGGTTAGAGGTGATGTAGAAAGAATTGAAATTGGCGAATGTACAAATATCCAAGACGGCGCAATTCTCCATGGTGATCCAGGCGTACCCACAATCTTAGAAGATCATGTCACTGTCGGCCATCGCGCTGTGGTACATTCTGCTCACATTGAAAGTGGTAGTTTAATTGGTATTGGTGCTATTATCCTAAATGGTGTAAGGGTCGGTACAGGCAGTATTATCGGCGCAGGTGCAGTAGTCACTAAAAATGTCCCTCCCGGTTCTCTTGTCATGGGTGTTCCCGGTAAAGTAGTCCGTCAACTCTCAGACACAGAAATCACCGAACTCATAGAACACGCTGAAAAATACTATCAATTAGCCCTGCTTCATGCTGCTAATGGGTGA
- a CDS encoding TIGR02652 family protein, with protein sequence MINPGFQYPIFGPEIQCPHCRQTISALTLTDTYLCPRHGAFEAEPKTGELVHLQSGRHWRRWDGEWYRQHTHPDGIRFEIHEALDKLYTQGYRATRIIVANRYQELMSGYLERSTPWRSGQGEVATGARLYGLPVEFSPDSATEPCWEVINFDLDKEPGVPVRYPYFRLFE encoded by the coding sequence ATGATAAATCCAGGCTTTCAGTACCCGATATTTGGCCCGGAAATACAGTGTCCTCACTGTCGCCAAACTATTTCGGCTTTAACATTGACGGATACTTATCTGTGTCCCCGTCATGGCGCATTTGAAGCTGAACCCAAAACTGGGGAGTTAGTCCATTTACAGTCTGGTCGTCATTGGCGCAGATGGGATGGTGAATGGTATCGTCAACATACTCATCCTGATGGGATTCGGTTTGAAATTCACGAAGCTTTAGACAAGCTTTATACTCAAGGTTATCGGGCTACGAGGATAATTGTCGCTAACCGTTATCAGGAGTTAATGAGTGGCTATTTGGAACGGAGTACACCTTGGCGTTCTGGACAAGGGGAAGTTGCTACGGGGGCGCGGTTATATGGTTTACCTGTAGAGTTTAGCCCTGATTCAGCCACAGAACCTTGCTGGGAAGTGATTAACTTTGATTTGGATAAAGAACCTGGTGTACCGGTGCGTTACCCATATTTCCGGTTGTTTGAGTAA
- the pyrR gene encoding bifunctional pyr operon transcriptional regulator/uracil phosphoribosyltransferase PyrR: MSTKVVEILSSEELRRTLTRMASQIVERTRDLSQLLLLGIHTRGVPLAYSLARQIEILEDVNVSVGSLDITFYRDDLDKIGLRTPEKTDIPFDLTGKTVVLVDDVIFKGRTIRAALNAVNEYGRPEVIRLAILVDRGHRELPIHPDFVGKKLPTAKEEIVKVYLQDSDGRDGVELISN; this comes from the coding sequence ATGTCTACCAAAGTAGTTGAAATTCTCTCATCAGAAGAACTGCGTCGGACATTAACTCGTATGGCTTCTCAGATTGTCGAAAGGACACGAGATTTATCTCAATTGTTACTTCTGGGTATTCATACTAGAGGAGTCCCATTAGCTTATTCATTAGCCCGTCAAATAGAAATTCTGGAAGATGTTAATGTTTCTGTAGGCTCTTTGGATATTACATTTTATCGTGATGATCTTGATAAAATCGGCTTGAGAACTCCAGAAAAAACGGATATTCCCTTTGATTTGACCGGAAAAACGGTGGTACTTGTAGATGATGTCATTTTTAAAGGGAGAACTATTCGGGCTGCTTTAAATGCCGTGAATGAATATGGTAGACCAGAGGTAATTCGTTTAGCTATATTAGTAGATAGAGGTCATAGAGAGTTACCAATCCATCCAGATTTTGTCGGTAAAAAGTTACCCACAGCTAAGGAGGAAATTGTTAAAGTTTATTTACAGGATAGTGATGGACGAGATGGTGTGGAGTTAATTAGTAATTGA
- a CDS encoding type IV pilus secretin family protein: MKQLHNSVFGSSAAAFVLLAAQPVLAKITQITDVELSPIAGGVSVILKTAAGDRPQVFTTKKDKSLVADVINTQLRLPKGNNFLQKNPAPGIASIEVKQLDANSIRVTVTGIDDAPSNQPVMGKDNNITLGFTATTNSTASTATKPTEKVAVTPATTKPTEKVAVTPATTFEYKPDEPGKQPDVLVPNPQVTIDGKITQTPNPGQAYKQSPLFLPKAVAPPVGDITQSNIDTSPVVINLGTKERVRRLVLRDAPVREVLSLLARAAGLNLAYIGGEAEKPQDAENVTKTSQKISLDIENEPVQDVFNYVLRLSGLEANRSGRTIFVGTQLPNSSRNLVMRNLRLNQVTVGVALNFLVALGAESAVSRERLVTSVNAVPVGGAANTAVTQTQTTTETKIETQRITYTDSTPILRGLQASGDERTNSVTLIGSPKMVEMAVSQLTQLDIRRRQVVVNVKIIDVNLTGTQDYNTSFSFGVGNNFFVNDGGAASLNFGGSRPANSNEVNNTVTETPVTNNPLQAVVTGSAAGINRDPTIQGNKIGGIPTLYQFPRRLLTSLQAQVTKGNAKILTDPTLIVQEGQNAVVKLTTEVYAGLDILSQGTGTTSSTTFSKPIIKEAGLSLNVKVERIDDNGFVSLSVAPTVSAPGGTAQAGGGNGTITLLSARTLTSGVLRLRDSQTLILSGIIQDTDRTSVSKLPILGDIPLLGALFRKTNKQNERREVIILLTPQIIDDSQNSGYGYNYTPSPTAREMLERRGVKLQPR; the protein is encoded by the coding sequence GTGAAACAGCTTCATAATAGTGTTTTCGGATCAAGTGCGGCAGCTTTTGTACTCTTAGCAGCCCAACCAGTGTTAGCAAAGATCACACAAATTACTGATGTTGAACTCAGTCCCATTGCAGGGGGAGTTAGTGTAATTTTAAAAACTGCGGCGGGAGATCGTCCCCAAGTATTTACCACTAAAAAGGACAAATCCTTAGTTGCGGATGTAATTAATACCCAACTCCGTTTACCCAAGGGCAATAACTTCCTGCAAAAAAACCCCGCACCAGGAATTGCATCTATTGAAGTTAAACAATTAGACGCTAATAGCATTCGGGTAACAGTTACAGGTATTGATGATGCACCCAGCAATCAGCCCGTCATGGGAAAGGATAATAATATTACCCTGGGCTTTACCGCTACCACAAATTCAACAGCATCAACCGCCACTAAGCCTACAGAAAAGGTAGCAGTAACACCAGCTACTACCAAGCCTACGGAAAAGGTAGCAGTAACACCAGCTACCACATTTGAATATAAACCAGATGAACCAGGTAAACAGCCGGATGTTCTAGTTCCTAACCCCCAAGTTACAATTGACGGGAAAATTACCCAAACCCCAAATCCTGGTCAAGCTTATAAGCAAAGTCCTCTTTTTTTACCTAAGGCTGTCGCCCCACCTGTAGGAGATATTACTCAGTCTAATATTGATACATCTCCTGTGGTGATTAATTTAGGTACAAAAGAACGAGTTCGTCGGTTGGTGTTGCGTGATGCACCTGTAAGAGAGGTTTTATCTTTATTAGCTCGTGCTGCTGGGCTGAATTTGGCTTATATAGGTGGGGAAGCAGAAAAACCGCAAGATGCTGAAAATGTAACTAAAACATCTCAGAAGATTTCCTTAGATATAGAAAATGAACCCGTACAAGATGTTTTTAATTACGTCCTGCGTTTGAGTGGTTTGGAAGCTAACCGCAGTGGACGGACAATTTTTGTTGGGACTCAATTACCTAATTCTAGTCGTAATCTTGTGATGCGTAATCTCCGACTAAATCAGGTAACGGTGGGTGTGGCGTTAAATTTCCTAGTAGCTTTGGGTGCGGAAAGTGCTGTCAGTCGAGAACGACTAGTTACTAGTGTTAATGCTGTACCTGTGGGTGGTGCTGCTAACACCGCAGTTACTCAAACTCAAACGACGACAGAAACGAAAATTGAGACTCAACGGATTACATATACAGATTCAACACCTATACTCAGAGGGTTACAAGCTTCAGGAGACGAGCGGACAAATTCTGTTACATTAATTGGTAGTCCTAAGATGGTTGAGATGGCAGTATCTCAATTAACACAGCTTGATATCCGTCGTCGTCAAGTGGTGGTGAATGTCAAAATTATTGATGTCAACCTGACAGGTACTCAAGATTACAATACCAGTTTTTCTTTTGGGGTTGGTAACAACTTCTTTGTTAATGATGGTGGTGCAGCATCTTTAAATTTTGGTGGTTCTCGACCAGCTAATTCTAATGAAGTAAACAATACTGTGACTGAAACACCAGTTACAAATAATCCACTTCAGGCTGTAGTTACGGGGTCTGCTGCTGGTATTAATCGAGATCCCACAATTCAAGGAAACAAAATAGGGGGTATACCAACTTTATACCAATTCCCTAGACGGCTTCTTACGAGTTTACAAGCTCAAGTTACCAAGGGCAACGCTAAGATTCTAACAGATCCTACCTTAATTGTTCAAGAAGGACAAAATGCAGTAGTTAAGTTAACTACAGAGGTATATGCTGGATTAGACATTTTATCCCAAGGTACAGGAACTACATCATCAACCACTTTCAGCAAACCTATCATCAAGGAAGCAGGTCTATCCTTGAATGTGAAGGTAGAAAGAATTGATGATAACGGTTTTGTATCTTTGTCCGTTGCCCCTACTGTATCTGCTCCGGGTGGTACAGCACAAGCCGGCGGTGGTAATGGTACAATAACTCTTTTATCCGCAAGAACTCTTACATCTGGTGTATTGCGCTTGCGGGATAGTCAAACGCTTATTCTTTCCGGTATTATTCAAGACACAGATCGAACAAGTGTTTCTAAATTACCTATTTTGGGTGATATTCCCCTGCTGGGTGCGCTGTTTAGGAAAACAAACAAACAGAACGAACGTAGAGAGGTAATTATTTTACTGACACCGCAAATAATAGATGATTCCCAGAATTCTGGCTATGGTTATAATTATACACCCAGTCCCACAGCGCGGGAAATGTTGGAACGTCGGGGGGTGAAGCTGCAACCGCGTTAG
- a CDS encoding ABC transporter substrate-binding protein, whose protein sequence is MIRLQKFKQLVCWALLGLFTSWLVSCGIGNVGNNPKPAKTGVVTIEFWTMQLQPQFTNYFQSLITTFESQNPSIKVKWVDVPWSAMENKILTAVSAKTPPDVVNLNPDFASQLAGKNAWLDLDAKIPSQVRSTYLPNIWQASSLNGKSFGIPWYLTTRLTIYNTDLLKQAGITKPPATYAELGQAAQQIKNKTGKYAFFATFVPQDSGEVLESLVQMGVTLVNAEGKAGFNTDKGKAAFQYWVDLYKKGLLPKESLTQGHRHAIDLYQSGETAFLASGPEFLKTIANNAPKVAQASAIAPQITGDTGKKNVAVMNIVIPRDSKYPDEAVKFALFVTNDENQLAFAKAGNVLPSTIKALSDTYFKEVPANATTAEKGRVISATQLKQAEVLTPKLKDFKVLQKSIYENLQAAMLGQKTVDKAVEDAAQQWDNR, encoded by the coding sequence ATGATTCGATTGCAAAAATTTAAACAACTGGTTTGTTGGGCATTACTGGGCTTATTTACTAGTTGGCTGGTTAGCTGCGGCATAGGTAATGTTGGCAATAATCCCAAACCTGCTAAAACTGGAGTTGTCACGATTGAGTTTTGGACAATGCAACTCCAACCGCAATTTACCAACTACTTTCAAAGTCTAATTACGACTTTTGAATCACAAAACCCAAGTATAAAAGTTAAATGGGTAGATGTGCCTTGGTCGGCAATGGAGAATAAGATTTTAACAGCAGTCTCCGCAAAAACCCCACCAGATGTTGTTAACCTTAATCCCGACTTTGCTTCCCAACTTGCGGGTAAAAATGCTTGGTTAGATTTGGATGCCAAAATTCCCAGTCAAGTCCGTTCCACCTATTTACCAAATATTTGGCAAGCAAGTAGCCTCAATGGTAAGAGTTTTGGCATTCCTTGGTATCTCACCACGCGACTAACTATTTATAATACCGATTTACTAAAACAAGCGGGTATTACGAAACCTCCTGCCACTTACGCAGAATTAGGGCAAGCAGCGCAACAAATTAAAAATAAAACTGGTAAGTATGCTTTCTTCGCTACCTTTGTTCCCCAAGACTCTGGTGAGGTGTTGGAATCTTTGGTACAAATGGGTGTCACCCTAGTTAATGCTGAAGGTAAAGCTGGTTTTAATACGGATAAAGGAAAAGCTGCTTTTCAATATTGGGTAGATTTGTATAAAAAAGGTTTGTTACCAAAAGAATCTTTAACCCAAGGGCATCGTCATGCCATAGATTTATACCAATCTGGAGAAACGGCTTTTTTAGCTTCTGGGCCTGAGTTTCTGAAAACCATTGCTAATAATGCCCCCAAGGTTGCCCAAGCTTCGGCAATTGCGCCACAAATTACGGGTGATACAGGTAAGAAAAATGTTGCTGTCATGAATATCGTAATTCCTCGTGATAGTAAATATCCTGATGAGGCTGTTAAATTTGCTTTATTTGTTACGAATGACGAAAACCAATTAGCCTTTGCTAAAGCTGGTAACGTCCTACCTTCGACAATTAAGGCTTTGTCGGATACTTACTTTAAGGAAGTTCCCGCTAATGCTACGACAGCGGAAAAGGGGCGGGTAATTAGTGCGACACAATTAAAACAGGCTGAGGTATTAACCCCCAAACTCAAAGATTTTAAAGTTTTGCAAAAATCAATTTACGAAAATTTACAAGCGGCAATGTTAGGACAAAAAACTGTAGATAAAGCTGTGGAAGATGCTGCCCAGCAGTGGGATAATCGGTAA
- a CDS encoding bifunctional folylpolyglutamate synthase/dihydrofolate synthase, with the protein MNVDSLLRPFQHFGVNLGLSRIVDLLAKLGNPHHQVPIIHVAGTNGKGSVCAYLSAVLTEAGYKTGRYTSPHLVDWTERICVNEQPIDDNKLCELILQVQAAINPEEESPTQFEVITAAAWLYFAQKQVDIAIIEVGLGGRLDATNVCDNPLITVITSISREHWQQLGPTLAHIAKEKAGIIKPGCPVVMGSLPADAEKVVQSRILELQCPIFTPQPSRQINQNWAEYQKIESSEFIKYPLPLQGQIQLHNSALALAALEILQKQNWQISEQAIIQGMAKTKWPGRMQWITWKSHKLLIDGAHNPASATVLRDYVDSLNTKNITWVMGMLTTKDHGEIFHELLKPGDKLYLVPVPDSNSADLAELAKLATSICPNLNFCHTYSDVLSALDAAFIATDNQVVLCGSLYLIGYFLANGI; encoded by the coding sequence ATGAACGTAGATTCTTTACTCCGACCTTTTCAGCATTTTGGTGTGAATTTGGGATTGTCTCGAATTGTCGATTTATTGGCAAAGTTGGGAAATCCCCACCACCAAGTACCAATTATTCATGTCGCTGGGACTAACGGAAAAGGTTCTGTTTGTGCTTACCTGTCTGCGGTACTTACTGAGGCTGGTTATAAAACCGGACGCTACACCTCTCCCCATTTGGTTGATTGGACAGAAAGAATCTGTGTTAATGAACAACCAATTGATGATAATAAACTGTGTGAATTAATACTGCAAGTTCAAGCAGCTATTAACCCAGAGGAAGAATCACCTACCCAATTTGAAGTAATTACCGCTGCGGCTTGGTTATATTTTGCCCAGAAACAAGTTGATATTGCCATCATTGAAGTAGGATTAGGAGGGCGTTTAGATGCCACCAATGTCTGTGATAATCCTTTGATAACAGTTATTACTTCTATTAGTCGAGAACATTGGCAACAACTTGGACCCACTTTAGCCCATATTGCCAAAGAAAAAGCGGGAATTATCAAACCAGGATGTCCTGTGGTTATGGGTTCATTGCCAGCCGATGCCGAGAAAGTCGTGCAATCGCGTATTCTAGAATTACAATGCCCAATTTTTACCCCGCAACCATCTCGACAAATTAATCAAAATTGGGCAGAATATCAAAAAATAGAAAGTTCTGAATTTATAAAATATCCATTACCATTACAGGGACAAATTCAATTACATAATTCAGCTTTAGCATTAGCAGCTTTGGAAATCCTGCAAAAACAAAATTGGCAAATTTCTGAACAAGCTATTATTCAAGGAATGGCTAAAACCAAGTGGCCAGGGAGAATGCAATGGATAACTTGGAAAAGTCATAAACTCCTCATTGACGGCGCACACAACCCAGCTTCAGCCACAGTTTTGCGTGATTATGTAGATAGCCTCAACACCAAAAATATAACTTGGGTAATGGGAATGTTAACCACTAAAGATCATGGTGAGATTTTTCATGAACTTCTTAAACCAGGAGATAAATTATATTTAGTTCCCGTACCAGATAGTAATTCAGCAGATTTAGCAGAATTAGCTAAGTTAGCAACATCAATTTGTCCAAATTTAAATTTTTGTCACACCTATTCAGATGTGTTGTCAGCCTTAGATGCTGCTTTTATTGCTACAGATAATCAAGTTGTATTATGTGGTTCTTTGTATTTAATTGGTTATTTTTTGGCAAATGGAATTTAA